From Fibrobacter sp.:
AATAGAGATGATTCCCAAACCTGATGCTCCGGTTGTTTGGGGGAGGGTTGAGGCATGGATCGGCAAAGAGGATTATATAGAACGCAAAGTTTTCTTCTATGATGAAACCGGTTTGCTTATCAACACTATGACACTCTCTGGCATTAAAGAGATGGGCGGCAGAAAAATACCGACGAAACTGGAGATGGTGCCTGCTGACAAGAAGGGACACTCAACTACTCTGGAGTATAAAGATATAAAGTTTGATGTTCCGATAGAGAATTCGTTTTTCTCCCTCCAGAATCTAAAGCAGGTAAGGTAAGGATGTCAATGTACCTGGTGATGGCTTTCCGAAATCTCTGGAGGAATTCACACCGGACACTTATCATCACTGCATCGGTGTTTTTTGCAGTAGTGCTGGTGCTTTTCACCCGTTCAATGCAGCGTGGTACCTATGAGCATGTTATCCGCACATCACTAAGGACTTCTACGGGTTTTCTTCAGGTACAGGCTCCTGAATTCCGGGATAAAAGATCTTTGGAGAACAGTATGGAACTGGATGAGAGCCTGATTAGAAAGGCTCTTGCAATAAAGCATGTCACTCATGCGGTGCCAAGGATAGAGTCATTCGCTCTGGCTTCAACAGGTGAGGATTCCAGAGGTGTAATGATAACAGCAATTGCCCCCCCGCAGTGAGGACCGGATGAACAACCTCTCGGAGAGAATAACCGATGGACGGTTTCTTGAGAGCGGTGACAGGGGTGTTCTTGCCGGTGCAAAGCTTGCCGAATACCTTTCCCTGAAAGTAAATGACAGTCTGGTTCTTATCAGTCAGGGGTATCATGGAGCAAGTGCTGCCGGAATTTATCCGGTAATCGGCGTAGTCGATCTGCCGGTTCCTGATCTTAATGCAAATGTGGTGTATATGCCGCTTGAAGAAGCGCAGTGGTTCTTTGCCATGCCCGGCAGAGTCACATCACTGGCTGTGATGATCGATGATGCGGACAAACTGGGAGAAGTAAAGGCGGAGGCAGGGGATATTTTCTCAGGTGATTATGTTGTACTTGACTGGAAGGAAATGCTTCCGG
This genomic window contains:
- a CDS encoding ABC transporter permease, translating into MNNLSERITDGRFLESGDRGVLAGAKLAEYLSLKVNDSLVLISQGYHGASAAGIYPVIGVVDLPVPDLNANVVYMPLEEAQWFFAMPGRVTSLAVMIDDADKLGEVKAEAGDIFSGDYVVLDWKEMLPELVQFIQIDNAGGVIMLGILYLIIGFGIFGTVMMMSAERRREFAVLISIGMKKWRLNLMVFLETVIIGLMGSIAGMLFSIPLLLYMKGHPIKLTGDVAEVMIRYGFEPLIPFLVEPSIFINQTM